One region of Ascaphus truei isolate aAscTru1 chromosome 13, aAscTru1.hap1, whole genome shotgun sequence genomic DNA includes:
- the LOC142465255 gene encoding uncharacterized protein LOC142465255 — translation MMNKDKKQMTERILNHTLEIIYLLTGEDYIVVKKPGEHVTDSSSPCVPEIFCRTQKPIMENPSNSLIHERNNDKKLMSEKMLEHTNIITHLLTGEVPVKCDDVAVYFSMEEWEYLEGHKERYKDVMMESHQNLSSLVHLFPTDKSMSRSTPAGFHTPLCSPDRVNEDNRVVKNDKGANYLRQNKPSKRQRKALRIMPKKSGSREEENPTVSNIYILREHTETEYSSTDIEKWDKGKSNAQNIHKNTSVMKYKCSECGQNFNNKSYYTIHQRTHITERLYKCWECQKCFTSNSALVKHQTIHEGVKLFPCSECGKHFSHKSYLFRHQRIHRAKKLFSCSKCGKCFSKNSNLVIHQRIHTGERQFLCSECGNLFSQKSDLVIHQRSHTGEKPFVCTECGKCFSQKSNLGIHQRIHTGDRPFVCSECGKCFSNNSTFVTHQRVHTGDKPFVCSECGKCFSRNPDLVRHQIIHTGERPFVCSECGKCFSRNADLVRHQIIHTGERPFVCTECGKSFSQSSTLVTHQKIHTKKRLIAPNMENVLPKVQSLLNIRGTTENNI, via the exons ctggagag GATTATATTGTTGTGAAGAAGCCCGGTGAGCATGTCACAGACAGCAGCAGTCCCTGTGTGCCAGAAATATTCTGCAGAACCCAGAAACCCATCATGGAGAATCCATCTAACTCCCTGATACATGAGAGAAACAATGACAAGAAGCTGATGTCTGAGAAGATGCTGGAACACACCAACATCATCACTCACctgctgactggagag GTACCTGTAAAGTGTGATGATGTTGCTGTGTATTTCTCCATGGAGGAGTGGGAGTATTTAGAAGGACACAAGGAGCGTTACAAGGACGTGATGATGGAGAGTCACCAGAACCTCAGCTCACTGG TGCATTTGTTTCCAACAGATAAATCCATGAGCAGAAGTACACCTGCAGGATTTCACACTCCTCTTTGCTCACCAGATCGTGTAAATGAAGATAACCGTGTTGTTAAAAATGATAAAGGAGCAAATTATTTGAGGCAAAATAAACCAAGTAAGAGACAAAGAAAAGCTTTGAGAATTATGCCTAAGAAATCAGGCTCACGTGAAGAAGAAAATCCCACAGTCTCCAACATTTATATTCtcagagaacatacagagactgaATATTCATCTACTGATATTGAGAAGTGGGACAAAGGAAAGTCTAATGCACAGAACATTCACAAAAATACATCAGTAATGAAGTATAAGTGCAGTGAATGTGGTCAAAACTTTAATAATAAATCATATTATACAATTCACCAAAGAACACACATTACAGAAAGACTGTATAAGTGCTGGGAATGTCAGAAATGCTTTACTAGTAACTCAgctcttgttaaacatcagacAATTCACGAGGGAGTGAAGTTGTTtccttgctctgaatgtgggaagcACTTCTCTCATAAATCATATCTTTTtagacatcagagaattcacagagcaaaaaaactattttcttgctctaaatgtgggaaatgtttttccaAGAATTCAAATCTTGTTAttcatcagagaattcacacaggagaaagacaaTTTCTTTGCTCCGAATGTGGGAATTTGTTTTCTCAAAAGTCAGATCTTGTTATTCATCAGAGAAGTCATACAGGAGAGAAGCCATTTGTTTgcactgaatgtgggaaatgtttttcccAGAAGTCAAATCTGGGTatacatcagagaattcacacaggagatagaccatttgtttgctctgaatgtgggaaatgtttttccaATAACTCAACTTTTGTTACGCATCAGAGAGTTCACACAGGAGAtaaaccatttgtttgctctgaatgtgggaaatgctttTCCAGGAACCCAGATCTTGTTAGACATCAGATAATTCATACAGGAGAGAGACcctttgtttgctctgaatgtgggaaatgtttttccaGGAACGCAGATCTTGTTAGACATCAGATAATTCATACAGGAGAGAGACCCTTTGTTTgcactgaatgtgggaaaagtttttccCAAAGCTCAACTCTTGTTACACATCAGAAAATTCACACAAAAAAGAGACTAATTGCTCCCAACATGGAAAATGTTTTACCCAAAGTTCAGAGCCTGTTAAACATCAGAGGCACCACAGAAAACAATATATAG